A genomic region of Bradyrhizobium sp. ORS 278 contains the following coding sequences:
- a CDS encoding TRAP transporter substrate-binding protein: MSLSRRALLKASAASAVLGGIAAPHVARAQSAEFTYKYANNLPDTHPLNVRAKEMAAAIKAETNGKFDLQIFPNNQLGSDTDMLSQIRSGGVEFFTLSGLILATLVPAASINGIGFAFPDYDTVWKAMDGDLGAYVRGQITKSGLMVMDKIWDNGFRQTTSSTKPINGPDDLKGFKIRVPVSPLWTSMFKAFEAAPASINFSEVYSALQTKVVEGQENPLAIISTAKLYEVQKYCSLTNHMWDGFWFLANRRAWEAVPADMRAIVAKHINAAAVKEREDVAKLNAGLQQDLATKGLTFNQPNVAPFRDKLRTAGFYAEWKGKYGDEAWALLEKAVGKLS; the protein is encoded by the coding sequence ATGAGCCTGTCACGACGCGCGCTGTTGAAGGCCAGTGCGGCTTCGGCCGTCCTGGGTGGGATCGCGGCCCCGCATGTCGCGCGCGCGCAGAGCGCCGAATTCACCTACAAATATGCCAACAACCTGCCGGACACGCATCCGCTGAACGTCCGCGCCAAGGAGATGGCGGCGGCGATCAAGGCCGAGACCAACGGCAAGTTCGACCTGCAGATCTTCCCGAACAACCAGCTCGGCTCCGACACCGACATGCTGAGCCAGATCCGCTCGGGCGGCGTCGAGTTCTTCACGCTGTCGGGCCTGATTCTCGCAACCCTGGTTCCAGCAGCGTCGATCAATGGCATCGGTTTCGCGTTCCCGGACTACGACACGGTCTGGAAGGCCATGGACGGCGATCTCGGCGCTTATGTGCGCGGACAGATCACCAAGTCCGGCCTGATGGTCATGGACAAGATCTGGGACAACGGCTTCCGCCAGACGACGTCCTCGACGAAGCCGATCAACGGCCCGGACGATCTCAAGGGCTTCAAGATCCGGGTGCCGGTGTCGCCGCTCTGGACCTCGATGTTCAAGGCGTTCGAGGCGGCGCCCGCCTCGATCAATTTCAGCGAGGTCTATTCGGCGCTGCAGACCAAGGTCGTCGAGGGCCAGGAAAACCCGCTGGCGATCATCTCGACGGCGAAGCTGTACGAGGTGCAGAAGTACTGCTCGCTCACCAACCACATGTGGGACGGCTTCTGGTTCCTGGCCAACCGCCGCGCCTGGGAGGCCGTGCCGGCCGACATGCGTGCGATTGTCGCCAAGCACATCAACGCCGCCGCCGTGAAGGAGCGCGAGGACGTCGCCAAGCTCAATGCGGGCCTGCAGCAGGATCTCGCGACCAAGGGCCTGACGTTCAATCAGCCCAATGTCGCGCCGTTCCGCGACAAGCTGCGGACCGCCGGCTTCTACGCCGAGTGGAAGGGCAAGTATGGCGATGAGGCCTGGGCGCTGCTCGAAAAGGCCGTCGGCAAGCTGTCGTAA